Proteins from a genomic interval of Amphiura filiformis chromosome 9, Afil_fr2py, whole genome shotgun sequence:
- the LOC140160580 gene encoding mediator of RNA polymerase II transcription subunit 7-like, with protein sequence MADTQVVSSLPLPPAQYIANYTDEKVANGTAPNPPTPNEDQYNMFGRTFTPGDDIIRPLESQGLKRLHPKHFDHKRELKKINHSILVNFLDLLDVLITSPGSGKREEKIEDLNLLFIHMHHLINEFRPHQARETLRVMMEVQKRQRLETAERFQKQLEKVTSILQGCFSSLPDNMSNIDSKVAVKLEPEVAGLHDEPMETNVLPQKETEKDSVSFADKDRLMCNLIDGL encoded by the coding sequence ATGGCTGACACACAAGTCGTCAGTTCGCTACCATTGCCACCAGCACAGTACATCGCCAACTACACAGATGAGAAAGTAGCAAATGGCACCGCCCCAAATCCACCCACACCAAATGAGGACCAATATAACATGTTTGGAAGAACTTTCACCCCTGGTGATGATATCATCAGGCCTCTTGAGTCACAAGGTTTGAAAAGACTCCATCCGAAACATTTTGATCACAAGCGAGAACTCAAGAAAATTAATCACTCAATCTTGGTTAATTTCTTAGACTTACTAGATGTCTTGATCACATCACCTGGTAGTGGGAAGCGGGAGGAAAAGATTGAGGACTTGAACTTGCTCTTTATTCACATGCACCATCTTATCAATGAATTCCGACCTCATCAAGCCAGAGAGACACTCCGCGTCATGATGGAAGTGCAGAAACGACAGAGGTTGGAGACAGCGGAGAGATTTCAAAAACAACTGGAGAAAGTAACCAGTATATTACAAGGATGTTTCAGTTCACTGCCAGATAACATGAGTAATATTGACAGTAAAGTAGCTGTAAAGCTGGAACCTGAAGTGGCTGGACTTCATGATGAGCCGATGGAAACTAATGTACTACCGCAAAAGGAAACGGAGAAGGACAGTGTATCATTTGCTGATAAGGACAGGTTGATGTGTAACTTGATAGATGGATTGTAA